The following proteins come from a genomic window of Trinickia caryophylli:
- a CDS encoding thioredoxin family protein has protein sequence MATESPADELGVAAPAFALPATDGRMYTLDDVRGRDGLVVVFMCNHCPYVKAILPHLLRDARELAALGVGTVAINSNDAATYPEDSFERMVALSTELQLPFPYLYDETQDVARAYGAVCTPEFYGFDATLHLRYRGRLDASRKGPIPDAPRELFDAMKQIASTGSGPEVQNPAFGCSIKWKMTA, from the coding sequence ATGGCTACCGAATCTCCCGCAGACGAACTCGGCGTGGCGGCGCCCGCATTCGCGTTGCCCGCGACCGACGGCCGGATGTACACGCTCGATGACGTGCGCGGCCGCGACGGGCTCGTGGTCGTTTTCATGTGCAATCACTGCCCCTATGTGAAGGCGATTCTGCCGCATCTGCTGCGCGATGCGCGCGAACTCGCGGCGCTGGGCGTTGGCACCGTGGCGATCAATTCCAACGATGCGGCGACTTATCCCGAAGACTCGTTCGAGCGCATGGTGGCATTGAGTACGGAACTGCAACTACCGTTTCCGTACCTCTATGACGAGACTCAGGACGTTGCGCGAGCGTACGGCGCGGTATGCACGCCCGAGTTTTACGGCTTCGATGCGACGCTGCACCTGCGATATCGGGGGCGGCTGGATGCTTCGCGCAAAGGACCGATACCCGATGCGCCGCGGGAGCTCTTCGACGCGATGAAGCAAATCGCCAGCACCGGTAGCGGGCCCGAGGTGCAAAACCCGGCGTTCGGCTGCTCGATCAAATGGAAAATGACGGCGTAA
- a CDS encoding diguanylate cyclase domain-containing protein, producing the protein MMKLGLTSQLLVLVATIGVAASGATGYYAYRANRAMLADEARRNLITSTKLLGQRFTTVLKDVADDALVLAAMPSAATVASTKDNGSGATAPGNTPADRRRRLQQVFISFMLHHPDYLQIRLISRDEYGLERVRLDRAPGGIVVVPDEGLQEKGQFAYVFDTLGLAPGHIYLSPIGINREDGTHAAEGRPTVRVATPIAAPGNPNAGVLVIDVDLTKVFSRLARDLPERYQVYMANRWGDFLVHPDPSLTFGFERGRRVLMQDSFPATKPLFEQLSGRIAASGLAEASDTQIFAFTRTPFGDSTENGFVVLGLTRPLSDVLIPANALGTRIVHMVLVSSFLALMLAILFARALTKPLHTLARAATRVFDQPDNEKLPVERSDEIGILARCFASMRREIQLQMMDLHAKQRELTHLAGHDALTGLPNRMLFMNKLDAAIRKASETGATLAVIFVDLDRFKQINDQLGHRAGDQTLVAVAERLTNTLRHSDVAARLGGDEFIVLVTDAQAPDAVVEIAARIVEAMNEVLRVGEAVVQVGASIGISEFPTDGTTAEELLHKADAAMYAAKFQRCGSYRRYQELLAHASSVSPPGALS; encoded by the coding sequence ATGATGAAGCTCGGCCTGACTTCGCAATTGCTGGTGCTCGTCGCCACGATCGGGGTGGCCGCCTCCGGCGCGACCGGCTACTACGCTTACCGCGCCAACCGGGCAATGCTCGCGGACGAGGCGCGGCGCAACCTCATTACTTCGACGAAGCTGCTCGGGCAACGCTTCACGACCGTGCTCAAGGACGTGGCCGACGATGCACTTGTGCTCGCCGCTATGCCTTCCGCGGCAACCGTGGCGAGCACGAAAGACAATGGGTCCGGCGCAACAGCGCCCGGCAATACGCCTGCCGATCGGCGCAGGCGGCTGCAGCAAGTGTTCATCAGCTTCATGCTCCATCACCCCGATTATCTGCAGATTCGCCTGATCTCCCGCGACGAGTACGGCCTCGAGCGCGTCCGTCTCGACCGTGCGCCTGGCGGAATCGTCGTGGTGCCCGATGAGGGTTTGCAGGAAAAAGGCCAATTCGCTTATGTCTTCGATACGCTCGGGTTGGCGCCGGGCCACATTTATCTCTCTCCTATCGGCATCAATCGGGAGGATGGGACGCACGCTGCCGAAGGCAGACCAACCGTTCGGGTAGCCACGCCCATCGCGGCACCCGGCAATCCGAACGCGGGCGTGCTCGTGATCGACGTGGACCTCACCAAGGTGTTCAGCCGGCTGGCGCGGGATCTGCCCGAGCGCTATCAGGTCTACATGGCCAACCGATGGGGCGATTTCCTCGTGCACCCCGATCCCTCGCTTACGTTCGGGTTCGAACGCGGCCGCCGCGTGCTCATGCAGGACAGCTTCCCCGCCACCAAACCGTTGTTCGAACAACTATCCGGCCGCATTGCGGCGAGCGGGCTTGCCGAAGCAAGCGACACGCAGATTTTCGCCTTCACACGCACACCTTTCGGCGACTCCACGGAAAACGGCTTCGTTGTTCTCGGTTTGACGCGGCCGTTGTCGGACGTGTTGATTCCCGCCAATGCGCTCGGCACCCGCATCGTGCATATGGTGCTTGTTTCAAGTTTCCTGGCGCTGATGCTCGCCATCCTGTTCGCGCGGGCTCTGACGAAGCCGTTGCATACGCTCGCGCGAGCCGCGACACGGGTATTCGATCAGCCCGACAACGAAAAGCTGCCTGTCGAACGTTCGGACGAGATCGGCATTCTCGCACGCTGCTTCGCGAGCATGCGTCGCGAGATCCAGCTGCAGATGATGGATCTGCATGCGAAACAGCGCGAGCTGACGCATCTGGCCGGCCACGATGCGTTGACCGGGCTGCCGAACCGCATGCTTTTCATGAATAAGCTCGACGCCGCGATTCGAAAGGCGTCCGAGACGGGGGCGACGCTCGCGGTGATATTCGTCGACCTCGATCGATTCAAGCAAATCAACGACCAGTTGGGCCACCGCGCCGGAGATCAGACACTCGTGGCGGTGGCGGAGCGCCTGACGAATACGCTGCGCCATAGCGACGTCGCTGCCCGCCTGGGCGGCGACGAATTCATCGTACTCGTGACCGACGCTCAGGCGCCCGATGCTGTCGTGGAAATCGCCGCACGCATCGTCGAAGCCATGAACGAGGTGTTGCGCGTGGGCGAGGCAGTGGTGCAAGTGGGCGCGAGTATCGGCATCAGTGAGTTTCCAACGGACGGCACCACGGCCGAAGAGCTGCTGCACAAGGCCGATGCGGCGATGTATGCCGCCAAGTTCCAGCGCTGCGGCAGCTATCGCCGCTACCAGGAACTGCTCGCCCACGCTTCCTCGGTCAGCCCGCCCGGCGCGCTGTCGTAG